In Carya illinoinensis cultivar Pawnee chromosome 7, C.illinoinensisPawnee_v1, whole genome shotgun sequence, the following are encoded in one genomic region:
- the LOC122316361 gene encoding uncharacterized protein LOC122316361, which yields MLDFQDSTPSDIDQMIISIDDTSDDHLEPIGNIENSNIQQYHGKRSRISRRNFNILGMTSSEEPSICPNVHLLAKNSEESTQLNISYSSSAGSSYSVNLLKGKSTNAPTETSQLSEQLMVQQLYFYDIEHEFENRIVDSIRMDPSIIAQLMDLLRVNPYSTFFRSIGDLPNLEYQKICIKSDPGLDQRVFNAPTSSEVAAIWVENDDSEHLTPRDIFIFNHIGGSHLVQYYFGCYDPLQYPLLFPLGDIGWHQGIQRINKRIASVSANNCTTQLIDPHQSTSAEELLRREEQVLKKKRKDPIVSCREYYCYKLQIRENLKSILLISGRLLQQFVVDMYIKIETSRLDYFRCNQQHIRSELYQGIVDSINLGETNASRIGKRIILPSSFIGGPRDMQKRYLEAMALVQRYGKPDIFLTMTCNPNWKEISTQLLPHEETQNRPDLIARIFRAKLEDLKYELFKREIFGKISAYVYVIEHQKRGLPHAHFLIILRQDWKLYAPESFDEIVSAELPDKDNNLHLYTAVVKHMMHGPCGVLNPTNVCMKKNGCCKNNYPKQFVSNTVVGNDCFPIYKRCNNGRTAKIRGHDLDNRWVVPYNPYLLAMFDCHINVEICSTIKAVKYLYKYIYKGHDRIAFNLVSEQSTQQIDEIERFQSARWITPPEAMWRIFGFIINEVHPAVYSLHLHLENQHQVTFRAHENLTNVINSDFSAKSMLTEFFATNQVDQNARKLLYKEFPEFYVWSQQYKMWTIRKKQVVIGRIVTANPFEGEMYYLRMLLNHIRGPLSFDHLKTVNGILAPTFREAATMYGLLQRDDSLEECLYEASLYQMPFSLRRLFATILVYCNPTNPRDLWERFEQDMSADFQLVESSSSTVRTETLRSICTIFESMEEDLHASTLLNCEQQNAYNSILQKVLSNEPAMFFIDGPGGTGKTFLYKALLATTRTKQLIALATASSGVAASILPGGRTAHSRFKIPLDTNKNLTCSVSKQSGLARLLQKVKLIIWDEAPMSRKESIEALDKMLKDINDSELSFGGKVIVFGGDFRQILPVVPKGTRQQQIDASLVSSYLWPKLTKIRLTENMRARLDPDFSKYILDLGNGLPPITINEYVRIPAVMLIPYENDSASLDHLVDTVFHNISDYSTNISSMMNRAILTPKNSYVDEINTLLIQRFPGELKQYYSFDETIDASEQAVMEDFLHTLTPNGLPPHELLLKQNCPIMLLRNINPSEGLCNGTRLICRNFDRNVIHAEIAVGHHSGKKVFIPRIPFLPNPDENSGFPFKRTQFPVKLSFAMSINKSQGQTLDFVGIYLPHPVFSHGQLYVALSRAKTISAIKILIRPISTDEPEKNCTKNIVYTDLLTLASSD from the exons ATGCTTGATTTTCAAGATTCAACGCCATCTGATattgatcaaatgattatatcaATCGATGATACATCAGATGATCATCTCGAACCTATTGGCAATATTGAAAATTCTAATATTCAACAATACCATGGAAAGAGGTCCAGAATTTCTCGCCGTAATTTTAACATTCTTGGAATGACCTCCTCAGAAGAGCCTAGCATATGCCCAAATGTTCATCTCCTTGCTAAAAATTCAGAAGAATCTacacaattaaatatttcatacagTTCTTCTGCTGGCTCAAGTTATTCTGTAAATTTGTTAAAAGGAAAGTCAACAAATGCACCAACAGAGACAAGTCAACTTTCTGAACAACTTATGGTCCAACAG CTATATTTCTATGACATTGAACATGAATTCGAGAATCGCATTGTTGACTCAATCAGAATGGATCCTTCTATTATTGCCCAACTTATGGATCTCCTTCGTGTAAATCcatattcaacattttttcgATCTATTGGTGATTTGCCAAATTTAGAATATCAAAAAATCTGTATAAAATCAGATCCTGGTTTAGATCAACGGGTGTTTAATGCCCCAACATCATCAGAAGTTGCAGCTATTTGGGTTGAAAATGATGATTCAGAACATTTAACACCTCgtgatattttcatatttaatcatATTGGCGGGAGTCATttagttcaatattattttggatgCTATGATCCGCTTCAATATCCTCTGTTGTTTCCTCTTGGAGATATTGGATGGCACCAAGGTATACAAAGAATTAACAAAAGAATTGCATCTGTATCTGCCAATAACTGCACAACTCAATTAATTGATCCTCATCAATCAACATCAGCAGAAGAATTACTCAGAAGAGAAGAACAAG ttttaaagaaaaagagaaaagatccCATTGTTTCTTGCCGTGAATATTACTGTTACAAGTTGCAAATTAGAGAAAATCTGAAATCTATCCTTCTAATCTCTGGCCGACTTCTtcaacaatttgttgttgacATGTATATCAAGATAGAGACTTCAAGGTTAGATTATTTTCGTTGCAATCAACAACATATTCGATCTGAATTATATCAAGGCATTGTTGATAGCATTAATCTTGgagaaacaaatgcttcaagaatTGGCAAACGTATAATTTTGCCTTCATCTTTTATTGGAGGCCCAAGAGATATGCAAAAAAGATATTTAGAAGCAATGGCTTTAGTTCAACGATATGGCAAACCagatatttttttgacaatGACATGCAATCCAAATTGGAAAGAGATCTCAACTCAATTGTTACCACATGAGGAAACCCAAAATCGACCTGACTTAATTGCTCGAATTTTTAGAGCAAAATTAGAGGATCTGAAGTATGAATTATTCAAACGagaaatatttggaaaaatctcagcatatgtttatgttattgagCACCAAAAAAGAGGACTTCCACATGCCCATTTCCTGATTATATTGCGTCAAGATTGGAAATTATACGCACCAGAATCTTTTGATGAGATCGTATCTGCTGAATTACCTGACAAAGACAACAACTTACATCTCTATACAGCTGTTGTTAAGCATATGATGCATGGCCCATGTGGAGTTCTAAATCCAAcaaatgtatgcatgaaaaaaaatggttgttgcaAAAATAATTACCCAAAACAGTTTGTCTCAAACACTGTTGTTGGAAATGATTGCTTCCCAATATACAAACGCTGCAACAATGGAAGAACAGCCAAAATCAGAGGACATGATTTAGATAATCGTTGGGTTGTTCCATATAACCCTTATTTACTTGCAATGTTTGACTGCCATATTAATGTTGAGATATGTTCTACAATAAAAGCTGTCAAGTATCTTTACAAATACATTTATAAAGGCCATGATCGTATTGCCTTCAATCTGGTTTCTGAACAAAGCACTCAACAGATTGATGAAATTGAAAGATTTCAATCAGCTCGATGGATTACTCCACCAGAGGCTATGTGGAGAATATTTGGCTTTATTATCAATGAGGTTCATCCAGCAGTCTATAGCTTACATTTACATCTTGAAAATCAGCACCAGGTTACTTTCCGTGCACATGAAAACTTAACAAATGTGATAAACTCTGACTTTTCAGCAAAGTCAATGCTGACTGAATTTTTCGCAACAAATCAAGTTGATCAGAATGCCAGAAAATTGTTGTATAAAGAATTTcctgaattttatgtttggagcCAACAATACAAAATGTGGACTATTCGAAAAAAACAGGTTGTGATAGGTCGAATTGTTACAGCAAATCCTTTTGAAGGAGAAATGTATTATCTGCGGATGTTATTAAATCATATAAGAGGTCCTTTATCATTTGATCATCTCAAAACTGTCAATGGTATCTTGGCCCCCACATTTCGTGAAGCTGCAACTATGTATGGTTTATTACAGAGAGATGACAGTTTAGAAGAATGCTTATACGAAGCCTCTCTTTACCAAATGCCTTTCAGTTTAAGAAgactatttgcaacaattttggtTTACTGTAATCCTACAAATCCAAGAGATCTCTGGGAACGCTTTGAACAAGATATGTCTGCTGATTTTCAATTAGTTGAAAGTTCTTCATCAACTGTTAGAACTGAAACTTTACGCTCCATCTGCACAATATTTGAATCAATGG AAGAAGATCTTCATGCATCAACACTGCTTAATTGCGAACAACAAAATGCTTATAATTCTATCTTACAAAAAGTTTTGTCAAATGAACCTGCGATGTTCTTTATTGATGGTCCTGGTGGTACAGGAAAAACATTTTTATACAAAGCACTCCTTGCTACAACAAGAACAAAGCAATTAATTGCTCTTGCAACTGCTTCATCTGGTGTAGCTGCATCAATCTTACCTGGAGGTCGAACTGCACATTCACGATTCAAAATTCCACTAGATACCAACAAAAATCTCACATGTAGTGTCAGTAAACAAAGTGGACTTGCAAGATTACTACAAAAAGTAAAGTTAATCATATGGGATGAAGCTCCTATGTCAAGAAAAGAATCTATAGAAGCATTGGATAAAATGCTAAAGGATATTAATGATTCAGAATTATCTTTTGGTGGAAAAGTTATTGTATTTGGTGGAGACTTTCGTCAGATTCTACCTGTGGTCCCAAAAGGAACAAGACAACAACAGATTGATGCCAGCTTAGTTTCTTCCTACCTATGGCCAAAATTGACAAAAATTCGTTTAACTGAAAATATGCGTGCAAGATTAGATCCAGACTTCTCAAAATACATATTGGATTTAGGGAATGGGTTACCACCAATCACAATTAATGAATACGTTAGAATTCCTGCAGTCATGTtaattccatatgaaaatgattCTGCTTCTTTGGATCATTTGGTGGATActgtttttcataatatttctgaTTATTCAACAAATATTTCAAGCATGATGAATCGAGCTATATTGACACCAAAAAATAGttatgttgatgaaataaaCACTTTGTTGATTCAGAGATTTCCTGGAGAGTTAAAACAGTATTACAGTTTTGATGAAACAATCGACGCATCTGAACAGGCAGTCATGGAAGATTTCTTACATACTTTAACACCAAATGGACTTCCTCCACATGAATTATTGTTGAAACAAAACTGTCCAATCATGTTATTGAGAAACATCAATCCTTCAGAAGGACTATGCAATGGAACACGACTAATCTGTCGCAATTTTGATCGTAACGTTATTCATGCAGAAATTGCAGTTGGTCATCACAGTGGCAAAAAGGTTTTTATTCCGAGAATTCCATTTTTACCAAATCCTGATGAAAACAGTGGTTTCCCATTCAAACGAACTCAATTCCCTGTTAAACTAAGCTTTGCAATGAGTATAAACAAGTCACAAGGACAGACATTAGATTTTGTTGGGATATACTTGCCACATCCAGTTTTTTCACATGGACAATTATATGTAGCTTTATCAAGAGCTAAGACTATTTCTGCAATCAAGATTCTGATACGACCAATCTCAACTGATGAACCAGAAAAAaactgcacaaaaaatattgtctaCACAGACTTATTAACATTGGCCTCCTCTGACTGA
- the LOC122316939 gene encoding snakin-2-like produces MSISKTLVTSVLIYLLLIHLNEAYQMVNTNAAKDSLPKQIDCGAACTARCQLSSRQRMCKRACGTCCARCNYVPPGTSGNQEVCPCYANMTTHANRRKCP; encoded by the exons ATGTCCATCTCCAAAACTTTAGTTACTTCTGTTCTCATCTATCTCCTCCTTATCCATCTCAATGAGGCTTATCAGATG GTGAACACTAATGCAGCAAAGGATTCTCTCCCCAAACAAATCG ATTGTGGAGCAGCATGTACTGCGAGGTGTCAGCTGTCGTCGAGGCAGCGTATGTGTAAGAGGGCATGCGGGACTTGCTGTGCCCGTTGCAACTATGTTCCTCCTGGCACTTCAGGCAATCAAGAGGTCTGTCCCTGCTACGCCAACATGACCACCCACGCCAACCGACGCAAGTGCCCTTGA
- the LOC122314965 gene encoding snakin-2-like isoform X1 — MAISKALIASILLSLLVISLAEADHMNAYGGWMQAVKDDVVKGSVPTKIDCGGACTARCQLSSRPNLCKRACGTCCARCNCVPPGTSGNQEVCPCYASMTTHGNKRKCP, encoded by the exons ATGGCTATCTCCAAGGCTTTAATTGCTTCCATCCTCCTTTCTCTTCTCGTTATCTCTCTCGCTGAAGCTGATCATATG AATGCTTATGGTGGATGGATGCAGGCCGTGAAAGACGATGTCGTAAAGGGTTCTGTCCCGACAAAAATAG ATTGTGGAGGGGCATGTACTGCGAGGTGTCAGCTGTCGTCGAGGCCGAACCTCTGCAAAAGGGCGTGCGGGACATGCTGTGCCCGTTGCAATTGTGTTCCTCCGGGCACTTCCGGTAATCAAGAGGTCTGCCCCTGCTACGCCAGCATGACCACCCACGGCAACAAGCGCAAGTGCCCTTAA
- the LOC122314965 gene encoding snakin-2-like isoform X2: MAISKALIASILLSLLVISLAEADHMAVKDDVVKGSVPTKIDCGGACTARCQLSSRPNLCKRACGTCCARCNCVPPGTSGNQEVCPCYASMTTHGNKRKCP; the protein is encoded by the exons ATGGCTATCTCCAAGGCTTTAATTGCTTCCATCCTCCTTTCTCTTCTCGTTATCTCTCTCGCTGAAGCTGATCATATG GCCGTGAAAGACGATGTCGTAAAGGGTTCTGTCCCGACAAAAATAG ATTGTGGAGGGGCATGTACTGCGAGGTGTCAGCTGTCGTCGAGGCCGAACCTCTGCAAAAGGGCGTGCGGGACATGCTGTGCCCGTTGCAATTGTGTTCCTCCGGGCACTTCCGGTAATCAAGAGGTCTGCCCCTGCTACGCCAGCATGACCACCCACGGCAACAAGCGCAAGTGCCCTTAA
- the LOC122316362 gene encoding uncharacterized protein LOC122316362, whose translation MTDRKRAMPFTTSSSAEKKRPFSSPEKGKGIMIGGQKPSFYSPCPKCGKLHSGECYKGYGVCYRCGKPGHMIRDCPNAKQGSGAGDRKPRPHIPARVYAVTPVLIPDGNTVSCTRLVNDCPLELEGRTLKANLLVFGQMEFDLILGMDWLFKHYAKIDCRKREVVFEPPTEDRMSYAGTSVKATPPLISALQARKCIDDGASAFLLITVEETTKTIGIQGIPVVEDFPEVFVDELPGLPPDREVEFQIELEPATTPTHKAPYQFWESDTNDSGS comes from the exons ATGACCGATCGAAAGAGGGCCATGCCATTTACTACAAGCAGTAGTGCTGAGAAAAAGAGGCCTTTTTCTAGTCCGGAGAAAGGCAAAGGAATAATGATTGGAGGACAGAAGCCGTCCTTTTATTCACCATGCCCTAAGTGTGGTAAGCTTCATTCTGGAGAATGTTACAAGGGATATGGAGTCTGTTACCGATGTGGAAAACCAGGACATATGATTAGAGATTGTCCTAACGCCAAACAAGGTAGTGGAGCTGGTGATCGCAAGCCAAGGCCCCACATCCCGGCACGAGTGTATGCAGTAACACCcg TATTAATTCCCGATGGGAATACAGTATCTTGTACCCGTTTAGTTAATGATTGTCCGTTAGAGCTAGAAGGAAGGACACTGAAGGCTAACTTGTTAGTATTCggtcagatggaattcgacctgattttggggatggactggCTTTTCAAGCACTACGCTAAGATAGACTGTCGGAAACGAGAGGTTGTGTTTGAACCTCCAACTGAAGACAGGATGAGTTACGCAGGAACATCAGTTAAGGCCACCCCACCTTTGATCTCGGCGTTGCAAGCTAGGAAGTGTATCGATGATGGAGCCTCAGCGTTTCTATTGATAACTGTAGAGGAGACAACCAAAACTATAGGAATCCAAGGGATACCTGTGGTTGAAGACTTTCCTGAAGTTTTCGTTGATGAGTTACCTGGTTTACCACCAGATAGAGAAGTAGAATTCCAAATAGAGTTGGAGCCGGCAACAACTCCGACTCACAAGGCGCCATATC agttttgggaatcagaCACCAATGATAGTGGATCCTGA
- the LOC122316831 gene encoding gibberellin-regulated protein 1-like has translation MAISKTLIIPLVISLLLLHLAESYQKVIATKVESPTSQNIDCGAACDARCQLSSRPHLCKRACGTCCARCDCVPPGTSGNYDSCPCYANMTTHGGRRKCP, from the exons ATGGCCATCTCCAAAACCCTAATAATTCCACTTGTTatttctcttctccttctccaCCTTGCTGAATCTTATCAAAAG GTGATCGCCACCAAGGTCGAGTCCCCTACCTCTCAAAATATTG ATTGTGGGGCTGCTTGTGATGCGAGGTGCCAATTGTCTTCGAGGCCGCACCTGTGCAAGAGGGCATGTGGGACGTGCTGTGCCCGTTGCGACTGCGTTCCTCCAGGCACTTCCGGTAACTATGACTCGTGTCCTTGCTATGCCAATATGACTACACATGGAGGCAGACGCAAATGCCCTTAA